The Halictus rubicundus isolate RS-2024b unplaced genomic scaffold, iyHalRubi1_principal scaffold0052, whole genome shotgun sequence genome includes a window with the following:
- the LOC143363505 gene encoding uncharacterized protein LOC143363505 — protein MEIEKQAEEAVVVQPETAVAAASKAVVEVRLALARAKEAEAATKAALQAASVEAAPQRKVVWQRLGPVMGPPAPVDGDRPKAKPVRGLAGRGGPDVEEDRVSVLSVRSTRSAMSARSTPSTSGAGMKRPLTPILGRGSPTPDKRDKLDGDVRSYQLPRPEVRVLLPGELTALLVELARENRDMADKSRNLKGTIVKGFRDSSELIEERAIERALVNLNKLGKAKWTRSTLMTRMAHLKANWTRFEAGHARLLASTSPDAKAAHPYFSDDPFSTTEETYLDALASMQAKLDELPSTSEDPLSHELTRFWEIEEIPRRTLLTTDEEQCEAHFRANTTRTADGRYVVRLPFRDGPPIKIGHSYSVAAKCVYIPHHPVLREGSSTTHLRVVFNASSRTSDGTSLNDHLFPGPKLQADLPSVILRWRHFRYVYTADIAKMYRQILIDPRDIDYQRILWQEAPADAPIPFQLLTVTYGMTCAPFLALRVLQRLVEDEGSRFPLAVPILRSNIYVDDVLFGANDVSSLLQSRGQLNNLLQCAHMTLRKWASNHCGLLEDIDPSDHGLACSKILAPDDHVKVLGISWNPSRDSFQFNASFSESLPSTKRSILSTIAKLYDPLGWVTPAIIRAKILIQDLWRLRLSWDDPISPPLLDRWNAIYTRLPLLSGVQLSRWTGHSPADSQMEIHGFADASTVAYAAVVYARCISADGRVTVSLLAGKSKVAPLSPVTIPRLELQAAVLLSRLVTFVLSSFDNRDIPCFCWTDSTVVLAWLQSHPSRWKTFVAHRVADTQTRLPHARWSHVTTADNPADCGSRGLLSDDLLNFPLWWQGPGWLHHDVSAWPSQVLLHEDTDPPEAKMSLHCSEAPVPEWDLASRFSSWPKLLRVTAYVLRFIRHCRRDRSDPPEQPSDRALTSADISSARNFWIKHLQSIAFSDEIRALNRRLPLSTKSSLLSLNAFLDPDGIIRVGGRLHHSPLPQRTKHPIVLAPHRLVGLLAEQAHVRTLHGGVQLTLLTLRQDYWLLRARSLVKQVIYRCITCVREKAAVPEQLMGNLPASRVSPPTRCFAHCGVDYAGPFNVRASAGRGITSRKSYIALFVCMATKAIHLELVVDYSTPAFLNAYLRFCSRRGLPEAVYSDNGTTFVGGDRELTTAYRSALRNPEFQNKTAGDGTAWHFIPPSAPHFGGLWEAGVKSVKYHLRRVLGDRTLTFEEFSTLLCAIEACLNSRPLSALSDTLDDYEPLTPGHFLVGSVLTVPPQPSFLDLGENRLSRWQLIRHAAQRFWKLWQDDYVNSLQQRGKWRTARPAIAIGQLVLIRNPTIPPCKWDLGRVIELHPGDDGHIRVVTVRTATSTFKRPLVKVCPLPVACGPDSNS, from the exons ATGGAGATTGAAAAGCAAGCGGAAGAAGCGGTCGTGGTACAGCCTGAgacggcggtggcggcggcctCCAAGGCCGTCGTCGAAGTCAGGCTGGCTTTGGCCAGGGCTAAGGAGGCGGAGGCGGCCACGAAAGCGGCGTTGCAGGCGGCCAGCGTGGAAGCGGCGCCACAAAGAAAAGTAGTCTGGCAGCGCCTGGGACCG gttatggggccaCCGGCCCCAGTGGATGGGGACCGGCCCAAGGCCAAACCGGTGAGGGGATTGGCGGGACGCGGCGGGCCCGACGTGGAGGAGGACCGCGTGTCGGTCTTGTCGGTTAGGTCGACCAGGTCGGCCATGTCGGCCAGATCGACCCCCTCCACCAGCGGCGCGGGCATGAAACGCCCACTCACCCCGATTCTGGGGAGGGGGTCGCCGACACCGGATAAGAGGGATAAGCTGGACGGGGACGTGAGGTCCTACCAGCTCCCGCGTCCGGAGGTGAGGGTCCTACTCCCCGGCGAGCTGACCGCCCTCCTAGTAGAGCTCGCCAGGGAAAACCGCGACATGGCCGACAAGAGTCGGAACCTCAAGGGCACGATCGTGAAGGGTTTCCGGGACTCCTCCGAGCTCATCGAGGAG cgcgcgatcgagcgcgcgCTCGTCAACCTCAACAAATTGGGGAAAGCGAAGTGGACTCGCTCGACATTAATGACGAGGATGGCTCATCTGAAGGCCAACTGGACGCGGTTCGAGGCCGGGCACGCTCGACTCCTCGCCTCCACCTCACCGGACGCGAAGGCTGCACACCCGTACTTCTCCGACGACCCTTTCTCGACGACGGAGGAAACGTACCTCGACGCTCTGGCCTCCATGCAAGCAAAACTCGACGAGCTCCCCAGCACTTCT GAGGACCCTCTCTCCCACGAATTAACTCGattctgggaaatcgaggaaatcccGCGTCGGACTCTCCTCACGACGGACGAGGAGCAATGCGAGGCTCATTTCCGCGCCAATACTACCAGAACGGCCGACGGCCGCTACGTGGTCCGTCTTCCTTTTCGCGACGGTCCTCCGATCAAAATTGGCCACTCTTACTCTGTCGCCGCGAAG TGTGTCTACATACCACATCATCCTGTCCTTCGCGAAGGTAGCTCGACGACGCACCTCCGCGTAGTTTTCAATGCCTCGAGCAGAACCTCAGACGGCACGTCGCTGAATGACCACCTGTTTCCAGGCCCGAAATTGCAGGCTGATCTTCCCTCCGTCATTTTACGGTGGCGGCATTTTCGGTACGTTTATACAGCGGATATCGCCAAGATGTACCGTCAGATACTTATCGACCCGCGCGACATTGATTATCAAAGGATCCTTTGGCAAGAGGCACCAGCAGACGCGCCAATTCCGTTTCAACTTTTGACGGTTACATATGGGATGACGTGCGCCCCTTTCCTCGCGCTTCGAGttctccagcgcctcgtcgaggACGAGGGCTCGCGTTTTCCGCTCGCGGTTCCGATCCTGCGCTCGAACATTTATGTCGACGACGTTCTCTTTGGCGCCAATGACGTCTCTTCTCTTCTGCAATCTCGCGGTCAGCTAAATAATCTGCTGCAATGCGCTCATATGACCCTGCGGAAATGGGCTAGCAACCATTGTGGTCTCCTTGAGGACATCGATCCGTCGGATCATGGCCTTGCCTGCTCAAAAATTCTCGCTCCTGACGATCACGTCAAGGTGCTTGGCATCAGTTGGAATCCTTCTCGCGATTCTTTCCAATTCAATGCTTCGTTTTCCGAATCGCTCCCCTCAACCAAGCGTTCTATTCTTTCAACTATTGCTAAATTATACGACCCTCTCGGATGGGTCACGCCTGCCATTATTCGCGCAAAAATCCTAATTCAGGATCTCTGGCGTCTCCGTCTGAGTTGGGACGACCCGATCTCACCTCCTCTGCTCGACCGCTGGAACGCGATCTATACGCGTCTCCCGTTACTAAGCGGCGTTCAACTCTCTCGTTGGACCGGTCATTCTCCTGCCGATTCCCAAATGGAGATCCATGGCTTCGCGGACGCgtcgacggtcgcttacgctgccgtcgtCTATGCTCGCTGCATTTCAGCCGATGGTCGCGTTACCGTCTCTCTGCTCGCTGGCAAGTCCAAGGTCGCTCCACTCTCCCCTGTGACCATACCGCGACTCGAACTGCAGGCTGCGGTACTGCTCTCACGCCTCGTGACCTTCGTGCTCTCCTCCTTCGACAATCGGGACATTCCTTGTTTCTGCTGGACCGATTCAACGGTCGTCCTCGCGTGGCTCCAGTCGCACCCATCTCGgtggaagacctttgtggcTCATCGCGTTGCCGATACCCAAACACGCTTGCCGCACGCGAGGTGGAGTCATGTTACGACCGCGGATAATCCCGCCGATTGCGGCTCGCGGGGTctcctcagcgacgaccttctcAATTTTCCCCTCTGGTGGCAGGGCCCAGGCTGGCTGCACCATGACGTCTCCGCCTGGCCATCTCAAGTGCTCCTTCACGAGGACACTGACCCACCAGAAGCCAAAATGTCACTCCACTGTTCGGAAGCCCCTGTTCCCGAATGGGACTTAGCCTCTCGATTTTCGAGCTGGCCCAAACTCCTGCGAGTTACAGCATATGTCCTCCGCTTCATCCGGCATTGTCGTAGGGATCGCTCCGACCCTCCGGAGCAACCCTCCGACCGCGCGCTCACTTCGGCCGATATCTCCTCGGCTCGAAACTTCTGGATAAAGCACCTCCAGTCCATCGCGTTCTCCGACGAAATCCGCGCTCTCAACCGGCGTTTGCCCCTCTCCACAAAAAGTTCACTCCTTTCACTCAACGCGTTCCTTGACCCCGACGGTATCATTCGGGTAGGGGGACGCTTACATCACTCACCTCTCCCTCAAAGGACAAAACATCCCATCGTGCTCGCTCCTCATCGCTTGGTGGGACTTCTGGCGGAACAAGCTCACGTTCGAACATTGCACGGCGGAGTGCAACTCACTCTCCTAACCCTTCGCCAGGACTATTGGCTCCTTCGCGCACGGAGCCTCGTAAAACAGGTGATCTATCGTTGCATCACCTGTGTTCGGGAAAAAGCCGCTGTTCCCGAGCAGTTAATGGGAAATTTACCCGCCTCGCGAGTCTCCCCTCCGACCCGCTGTTTCGCTCATTGCGGTGTCGACTACGCCGGTCCCTTCAATGTCCGCGCCTCCGCCGGTCGCGGGATCACCTCGCGTAAGTCATACATAGCGCTGTTCGTCTGCATGGCCACCAAGGCCATTCATCTGGAGCTGGTTGTGGACTATTCCACCCCGGCTTTCCTCAACGCATACTTGCGATTCTGCTCTCGCCGTGGCCTTCCTGAAGCCGTTTACTCTGATAACGGCACCACGTTCGTCGGTGGGGATCGCGAATTGACAACCGCCTATCGCTCGGCGCTCCGAAACCCTGAGTTCCAGAACAAAACGGCTGGCGACGGCACCGCGTGGCACTTCATCCCCCCTTCCGCGCCACACTTCGGTGGCCTGTGGGAAGCTGGGGTGAAAAGCGTGAAATATCACCTCCGCCGCGTCCTCGGTGACCGCACGCTCACGTTCGAGGAGTTCAGCACACTCCTCTGTGCGATAGAAGCGTGTCTCAACTCGCGACCGCTCTCCGCGCTATCGGACACTCTCGACGACTACGAACCCCTTACTCCGGGGCACTTCCTGGTAGGTTCCGTGCTAACCGTCCCTCCTCAACCTTCATTTCTGGATCTCGGAGAAAATCGCCTCTCACGCTGGCAGCTCATTCGTCACGCTGCTCAACGCTTCTGGAAGCTGTGGCAGGATGACTACGTCAACTCTCTCCAGCAACGCGGGAAGTGGCGTACAGCGCGCCCCGCTATAGCAATAGGGCAGTTAGTCTTAATTCGGAATCCTACCATCCCCCCGTGCAAGTGGGATCTCGGTCGCGTCATCGAGCTGCatcccggcgacgacggccaCATTCGCGTCGTGACTGTACGCACTGCTACGTCCACGTTCAAACGTCCGCTCGTAAAAGTGTGTCCTCTACCCGTTGCGTGCGGTCCCGACTCTAATTCATAA